Proteins found in one uncultured Campylobacter sp. genomic segment:
- a CDS encoding replicative DNA helicase, whose product MATKQNVPANLYDLDMERAILSSLLQNEDAYGELSEIISVGDFFYKPHADIYEAIVKCSSHNEPIAPSFVKKWLAERYDDGAFTEVVATSGVVDAPKYALELREKSIKRSLIKVAHEIPSMVNEAVRSKDTADKISSKIYELIDEERHGGIKKSHEIIADVVEELKRQKALAGSELVGLDTGFRFLNDCTKGLKPGELIIIAARPGMGKTAFALNLMMKTLQSGKGVVFFSLEMPSVQLMYRILSALSSIPLSDIMSAKLSDDDWTRFNDACDAVLNMPLFVYDIGYVNIHQVRTQLRKLKSADANIELCVIDYIGLMTSTSNYSERHLQIAEISRGLKLLARELNIPIIALSQLNRSLEARSNKRPMLSDLRESGAIEQDADIILFVYRDEVYKEQMERERISRLEAEGKDAGEPVFRRNDYQEKAEIIVGKNRSGEAGRTIEVGFQGRFTRFVDTSFGGEPSESAIFNENDNLDYVSQLQDQGFEEPTAVRLDTAQNLTQNFNEAQNFNEAQNSGVNLNASSASARNSSVNIDFDEMPSFGQSGGQDGEEIDGESKLSAEHDLAEVRRAAQDAPQKQKFKGQNLDDVIAGGGAPETYAHKNLAGTPQGVKDTSRGTKGARQGEEGVSQSAGSAQRMDVPNFERVDGDEPPFEAQEDEAKFKPAPPLNIEEMGIPKINEANRLDDDDAPLDL is encoded by the coding sequence ATGGCAACGAAGCAGAATGTGCCTGCAAATTTATACGATCTGGATATGGAGCGTGCGATTTTAAGCTCGCTTTTGCAAAACGAGGACGCATACGGCGAGCTGAGCGAGATAATCTCGGTCGGCGATTTTTTCTATAAGCCGCACGCCGACATCTACGAGGCAATCGTCAAATGCTCCTCGCACAACGAGCCGATCGCGCCAAGCTTCGTTAAAAAATGGCTAGCCGAGCGCTACGACGATGGCGCATTTACCGAGGTTGTAGCCACCAGCGGCGTGGTCGATGCCCCAAAATACGCGCTCGAGCTGCGCGAAAAATCGATCAAGCGCTCGCTAATCAAGGTCGCGCACGAGATCCCTTCGATGGTAAACGAAGCCGTGCGCAGCAAAGATACCGCCGATAAAATCAGCTCTAAAATTTACGAGCTCATCGACGAGGAGCGCCACGGCGGCATCAAAAAATCGCACGAGATCATCGCCGACGTAGTAGAGGAGCTGAAGCGCCAAAAGGCGCTCGCAGGCTCGGAGCTCGTGGGGCTGGATACCGGCTTTCGCTTCCTAAACGACTGCACGAAGGGGCTAAAACCAGGCGAGCTCATCATCATCGCCGCTCGCCCCGGCATGGGCAAGACCGCCTTTGCGCTAAATTTGATGATGAAAACGCTGCAAAGCGGCAAAGGCGTCGTATTTTTCTCGCTCGAGATGCCCTCCGTGCAGCTGATGTATCGCATACTAAGCGCGCTTAGTTCGATACCGCTAAGCGACATAATGAGCGCCAAGCTCAGCGACGACGACTGGACGCGTTTTAACGACGCTTGCGACGCGGTGCTGAATATGCCGCTTTTCGTCTATGACATCGGCTATGTAAACATCCACCAAGTCCGCACTCAGCTGCGCAAACTCAAATCCGCGGACGCCAATATCGAGCTTTGCGTGATTGATTACATCGGTCTTATGACGAGCACGAGCAACTACTCCGAGCGCCACCTGCAAATCGCCGAAATTTCACGCGGGCTCAAGCTTTTAGCGCGCGAGCTAAACATCCCGATCATCGCGCTGTCGCAGCTAAACCGCTCGCTTGAGGCGCGCTCGAACAAACGCCCGATGCTAAGCGATCTGCGCGAAAGCGGCGCGATCGAGCAGGACGCCGACATTATACTTTTCGTCTATCGCGACGAGGTTTATAAGGAGCAGATGGAGCGCGAGCGCATTTCGCGGCTAGAGGCCGAGGGCAAGGACGCGGGCGAGCCCGTATTTAGGCGCAACGACTATCAGGAAAAAGCCGAAATCATCGTCGGCAAAAACCGCTCGGGCGAGGCGGGCAGGACGATCGAGGTGGGCTTTCAGGGCAGATTTACCCGCTTTGTCGATACGAGCTTCGGCGGCGAGCCCAGCGAGAGCGCGATCTTTAACGAAAACGACAATCTCGACTACGTCTCGCAGCTGCAAGATCAGGGCTTTGAGGAGCCTACTGCAGTGCGCCTCGATACGGCGCAGAATTTAACGCAGAATTTTAATGAAGCTCAAAATTTTAACGAAGCGCAAAATAGCGGCGTAAATTTAAACGCAAGCTCCGCCAGCGCCAGAAATTCCAGCGTAAATATCGATTTTGACGAGATGCCTAGCTTCGGTCAAAGCGGCGGGCAGGACGGCGAGGAGATAGACGGCGAGTCTAAGCTTAGCGCAGAGCATGACTTGGCAGAGGTGCGTCGCGCGGCACAAGACGCTCCGCAAAAGCAAAAATTCAAGGGGCAAAATTTAGATGATGTAATAGCGGGCGGCGGCGCGCCCGAAACATATGCGCATAAAAATTTAGCAGGCACTCCGCAGGGCGTAAAAGACACATCGCGGGGCACGAAAGGCGCGCGGCAAGGTGAAGAGGGTGTATCGCAAAGCGCGGGGAGTGCGCAGCGAATGGATGTTCCAAATTTTGAAAGAGTCGATGGCGATGAGCCGCCTTTTGAGGCGCAAGAGGACGAGGCGAAATTTAAACCCGCACCGCCTCTAAATATCGAAGAGATGGGCATTCCAAAGATCAATGAGGCAAACAGGCTCGATGACGACGACGCGCCGCTGGATCTGTGA
- a CDS encoding RNA degradosome polyphosphate kinase: MQTQNNFINRELSWLRFNTRVLEQCKKDIPLIEKLKFLAIYSTNLDEFYMIRVAGLKQLFTAGVITSGDDEMTPLEQLRAIRSYLRNEQTELEQQYFGIQKELCKNGLFIKSYDELQPELKPAADEFFFSQIMPVIVPIAVDATHPFPHLNNLSFSLAVKLCDEGAPESVHFGMIRIPRVIPRFVQVAQNTYVPIGTIVKRHAEEIFPGYKLISSAAFRVTRNADIVIEEEEADDFMMILEAGLKLRRKGAFVRLQIEKDADAELLEFLNSHLKIFYKDIYECAVPLTLDGLWEIASNKDFSFLANPQYLPKTLPPFNENTSVMSAMEKEDILLIHPYESFDPVQKLIKEAAKDPKVISIRMTLYRVEKNSPIVQSLIEAASDGKQVTVMVELKARFDEENNLHWAKALEDAGAHVIYGITGFKVHAKVTQIIKKEEGKLKFYIHLGTGNYNGSSAKIYTDVSFFTCGDRFDKDTTNFFHILSGYNKNRKLDNLAMSPMQIKERLLAMIKNEEKKGSAGRIIAKMNALVDGDMIKALYKASAAGVKIDLIVRGICCLRPALKGVSENIRVISIVGKYLEHARIFYFAHAQPSLYIASADWMPRNLERRLELMSPIYNENLQNKLKEILKLQLSDNELAFELQSSGEYRKIAPKKGEERIDDQEFLEAYFSKIYKNIRKHDESSTALTKLLKES; this comes from the coding sequence ATGCAAACACAAAATAATTTTATAAACCGCGAGCTAAGCTGGCTACGCTTCAATACCCGCGTGCTAGAACAATGCAAAAAGGATATTCCACTAATTGAAAAATTAAAATTTCTAGCGATTTACAGCACGAATTTAGACGAGTTTTATATGATACGCGTGGCGGGTCTAAAGCAGCTTTTCACCGCCGGCGTTATAACCAGCGGCGATGACGAGATGACGCCTCTTGAGCAGCTACGCGCGATCCGCTCCTATCTAAGAAACGAACAGACCGAGCTTGAGCAGCAGTATTTCGGCATCCAAAAGGAGCTTTGCAAAAACGGGCTTTTTATCAAAAGCTACGACGAGCTGCAGCCCGAGCTAAAGCCGGCGGCGGACGAGTTTTTTTTCTCGCAGATAATGCCCGTCATCGTCCCGATCGCAGTGGATGCAACCCATCCTTTCCCGCATCTAAACAATCTCAGCTTCTCCCTTGCGGTCAAGCTCTGCGATGAGGGCGCGCCCGAGTCGGTGCATTTTGGAATGATTAGAATTCCGCGCGTGATCCCGCGCTTCGTGCAGGTCGCGCAAAACACCTACGTGCCGATCGGCACCATCGTAAAGCGCCATGCGGAGGAGATTTTCCCCGGCTACAAGCTCATCAGCTCCGCAGCTTTCCGCGTCACGCGAAATGCAGATATCGTAATCGAAGAGGAGGAAGCGGACGATTTTATGATGATCCTGGAAGCGGGGCTTAAACTGCGCCGCAAAGGGGCTTTCGTACGACTTCAGATCGAAAAAGACGCCGATGCCGAGCTTTTAGAATTTCTAAATTCCCATCTTAAAATTTTTTACAAAGATATATATGAATGCGCCGTGCCGCTTACGCTGGACGGGCTTTGGGAGATCGCTTCCAATAAGGATTTTTCCTTTCTAGCTAACCCGCAATATCTGCCAAAGACGCTGCCTCCCTTTAACGAAAACACCTCCGTTATGAGCGCTATGGAGAAAGAGGATATCTTGTTAATTCATCCTTACGAGAGCTTTGATCCGGTGCAAAAACTCATCAAAGAAGCCGCCAAGGATCCAAAGGTCATCTCAATCCGTATGACGCTGTATCGCGTGGAGAAAAACTCCCCGATCGTCCAGAGCCTGATCGAGGCCGCAAGCGACGGCAAGCAGGTAACGGTGATGGTCGAGCTTAAGGCGAGGTTTGATGAAGAAAACAACCTGCACTGGGCGAAGGCGCTCGAAGACGCGGGCGCGCACGTCATCTACGGTATCACGGGCTTTAAAGTCCACGCCAAGGTAACTCAGATCATCAAAAAAGAGGAAGGCAAGTTAAAATTTTATATCCACTTAGGCACGGGCAACTACAACGGCTCGAGCGCTAAAATTTACACCGACGTGAGCTTTTTTACCTGCGGCGACCGCTTCGATAAGGACACGACAAATTTCTTCCACATCCTCTCGGGCTACAACAAAAACCGCAAGCTTGACAACCTCGCTATGTCGCCGATGCAGATCAAAGAGCGACTCCTGGCGATGATAAAAAACGAGGAGAAAAAAGGCTCTGCCGGCAGGATCATCGCTAAGATGAACGCTCTTGTCGACGGCGATATGATCAAGGCGCTGTATAAAGCAAGCGCCGCGGGCGTAAAGATCGATCTCATCGTGCGCGGCATCTGCTGCTTGCGCCCGGCGCTTAAGGGCGTCAGCGAAAATATCCGCGTGATCTCGATCGTCGGCAAATACCTAGAGCACGCTAGAATTTTTTACTTCGCGCACGCGCAGCCCAGCCTATACATCGCGAGCGCGGATTGGATGCCGCGAAATTTGGAGCGCAGACTGGAGCTGATGAGCCCGATTTACAACGAAAATTTGCAAAACAAACTCAAAGAAATTTTAAAACTTCAGCTAAGCGATAACGAGCTTGCATTCGAGCTACAAAGCAGCGGCGAATACCGAAAGATCGCGCCGAAAAAGGGTGAAGAGAGAATCGACGATCAAGAATTTTTAGAAGCTTATTTTAGTAAAATTTATAAAAACATCCGCAAGCATGATGAAAGCAGCACGGCACTAACTAAGCTTTTAAAAGAGAGTTAA
- the groL gene encoding chaperonin GroEL (60 kDa chaperone family; promotes refolding of misfolded polypeptides especially under stressful conditions; forms two stacked rings of heptamers to form a barrel-shaped 14mer; ends can be capped by GroES; misfolded proteins enter the barrel where they are refolded when GroES binds), protein MAKEIIFSDDARNKLYAGVRKLNDAVKVTMGPRGRNVLIQKSFGAPAITKDGVTVAKEIELKDTLENMGASLVREVASKTNDQAGDGTTTATVLAHAIFKEGLRNVTAGANPIEVKRGMDKFSAAIIEELKKSSKKVSGKKEIAQVATISANNDSAVGDLIADAMEKVGKDGVITVEEAKSINDELNVVEGMQFDRGYLSPYFITNAEKMLVELSSPLVLLFDKKITNLKDLLPVLEQVQKSGKPLLIIAEDIEGEALATLVVNKLRGVLNISAVKAPGFGDRRKAMLEDIAILTGGTVISEELGRTLESASMADLGQAERIVIDKDNTTIVGGAGKKKDIDARVLQIKAQIAETTSDYDKEKLQERMAKLSGGVAVIKVGAATETEMKEKKDRVDDALNATKAAVDEGIVIGGGAALIRAGLSVKLALSGDELIGADIVKRALFAPLRQIAENAGFDAGVVANKVEQGSDKKFGFNAANGEYVNMFEAGIIDPVKVERIALQNAVSVASLLLTTEATVSEIKEEKPAMPPMPDMGGMGGMGGMM, encoded by the coding sequence ATGGCAAAAGAGATTATTTTTTCAGACGACGCAAGAAACAAACTCTACGCGGGCGTTAGGAAGCTAAACGACGCTGTAAAAGTTACGATGGGACCTCGCGGTCGCAATGTCTTAATCCAAAAAAGCTTCGGCGCTCCTGCGATCACGAAAGACGGCGTAACCGTCGCCAAAGAGATTGAGCTAAAAGACACGCTAGAGAATATGGGTGCTTCTTTGGTGCGCGAAGTAGCGAGCAAAACCAACGATCAAGCAGGCGACGGCACTACTACAGCAACCGTGCTAGCTCACGCGATCTTTAAAGAGGGTCTACGCAACGTAACTGCGGGCGCAAATCCGATCGAAGTTAAACGCGGTATGGATAAATTTAGCGCTGCTATCATCGAGGAGCTAAAAAAATCATCTAAAAAAGTAAGTGGCAAAAAAGAGATCGCTCAGGTCGCTACGATCTCTGCCAATAACGACAGCGCGGTGGGCGATCTGATCGCAGACGCGATGGAGAAGGTCGGTAAAGACGGTGTTATCACTGTCGAAGAGGCGAAATCGATCAACGATGAGTTAAACGTAGTCGAGGGAATGCAGTTTGACCGCGGCTATCTAAGCCCATATTTCATTACAAATGCCGAGAAAATGCTAGTCGAGCTAAGCTCGCCGCTAGTGCTTCTATTTGACAAAAAAATTACAAATTTAAAAGACCTATTACCAGTTTTGGAGCAGGTTCAAAAAAGCGGCAAACCGCTTCTAATTATCGCCGAGGATATCGAGGGCGAGGCGCTTGCGACCTTGGTCGTAAATAAACTTCGCGGCGTGCTAAACATCTCCGCGGTCAAAGCACCAGGATTTGGCGATCGCAGAAAGGCGATGCTTGAAGATATCGCGATTTTAACGGGCGGCACCGTCATCAGCGAGGAGCTTGGCAGAACGCTAGAAAGCGCTTCTATGGCCGATCTCGGACAAGCCGAGCGCATCGTGATCGACAAAGATAACACCACTATCGTAGGCGGCGCGGGCAAGAAAAAAGATATCGACGCGCGCGTTTTGCAGATCAAAGCTCAGATCGCAGAGACTACGAGCGATTACGACAAAGAGAAACTTCAAGAGCGCATGGCTAAGCTTAGCGGCGGCGTTGCGGTTATCAAGGTGGGCGCTGCGACCGAAACTGAGATGAAAGAGAAAAAAGACCGCGTGGACGACGCTCTAAACGCAACCAAAGCAGCCGTAGACGAGGGTATCGTAATCGGCGGCGGCGCTGCGCTAATCAGAGCTGGACTTAGCGTAAAACTAGCTCTAAGCGGCGACGAGCTTATCGGTGCGGACATCGTTAAGCGCGCGCTTTTCGCTCCGCTTCGCCAGATCGCCGAGAATGCGGGATTTGATGCAGGCGTCGTAGCTAATAAGGTCGAGCAAGGCTCAGACAAAAAATTTGGCTTCAATGCTGCAAACGGCGAGTATGTCAATATGTTTGAAGCAGGTATCATCGATCCAGTCAAGGTTGAGCGTATCGCGCTTCAAAACGCGGTCTCCGTCGCAAGCCTGCTTCTAACGACCGAAGCGACCGTCAGCGAGATTAAAGAGGAGAAACCTGCAATGCCTCCAATGCCTGATATGGGCGGAATGGGCGGTATGGGCGGAATGATGTAG
- the groES gene encoding co-chaperone GroES: MKFQPLGKRVLIEREEETKKTASGIIIPDNASKEKPSTGKIVAVGSECEGVKNGDTVAFAKYAGSEISLDDKKYLILNLEDVLGIIK; encoded by the coding sequence ATGAAATTTCAACCACTTGGCAAGCGCGTTCTAATAGAGCGCGAGGAGGAAACCAAAAAGACCGCTTCGGGCATCATCATCCCCGACAATGCTTCAAAAGAGAAGCCTTCGACCGGCAAAATCGTAGCCGTCGGCAGCGAATGTGAAGGCGTCAAAAATGGCGATACTGTAGCGTTTGCAAAATACGCAGGCAGCGAGATTAGCTTAGATGATAAGAAATACCTTATCTTAAATTTAGAAGATGTTTTAGGCATAATTAAATAA
- the ispG gene encoding flavodoxin-dependent (E)-4-hydroxy-3-methylbut-2-enyl-diphosphate synthase: MKNRYPTRQISVGSVKIGGGAPISVQSMSFSKTKDVEGTLEQINRLYFAGCDIVRCAVLDKQDADALARIKKSSPLPIVADIHFNFRLALQVAEFVDAIRINPGNIGGKDRIKEVVRACKARSLPIRIGVNLGSLEEQFEQKYGRSVEAMVQSALYNVALLQDEDFSDIAISLKTSDAPSTVAAYRALRPLCEYPFHLGVTEAGTKFHASIKSAIALGALLMEGIGDTMRVSITGELEEEIRVARAILQDAGVQKSGVNIISCPTCGRLQSDLLSAIKIVEEKTAHIKTPLNISVMGCVVNAIGEAKGADVAIAFGNGRGIVMRHGEVVAKLEESKLVERFLQEVEDEVRAREGA, from the coding sequence TTGAAAAATCGCTATCCGACCCGCCAAATCTCCGTCGGCTCCGTCAAAATCGGTGGCGGCGCGCCCATCTCCGTGCAGTCGATGAGCTTTTCTAAAACGAAGGACGTGGAGGGCACGCTAGAGCAGATTAACCGCCTGTACTTTGCCGGCTGCGACATCGTGCGCTGCGCCGTACTCGATAAGCAGGACGCGGACGCGCTCGCACGCATCAAAAAAAGCTCGCCGCTTCCCATCGTAGCGGACATCCATTTTAATTTTCGCTTGGCGCTGCAGGTTGCGGAGTTTGTCGATGCTATCCGCATCAATCCGGGCAATATCGGCGGCAAGGACCGCATCAAAGAGGTTGTGCGCGCGTGCAAAGCTCGCAGCCTGCCCATCCGCATCGGCGTAAATTTGGGTTCACTCGAGGAGCAGTTTGAGCAAAAATACGGCCGCAGCGTAGAGGCGATGGTACAAAGCGCGCTGTATAACGTCGCGCTGCTGCAGGATGAGGACTTTAGCGACATCGCGATTTCGCTTAAGACTTCGGACGCGCCGAGCACGGTGGCTGCGTATCGCGCGCTGCGCCCGCTGTGCGAGTATCCTTTTCATCTGGGCGTGACCGAGGCGGGTACGAAATTCCACGCGAGCATCAAGAGTGCAATCGCGCTGGGCGCGCTTCTGATGGAGGGGATCGGCGATACGATGCGCGTGAGTATCACGGGCGAGCTTGAGGAGGAGATCCGCGTCGCGCGCGCGATCCTGCAGGACGCGGGCGTGCAAAAAAGCGGCGTTAATATCATATCGTGCCCTACCTGCGGGCGTTTGCAAAGCGATCTGCTAAGCGCGATCAAAATCGTCGAAGAAAAAACCGCGCACATCAAAACGCCGCTAAATATCAGCGTCATGGGCTGCGTCGTAAATGCGATCGGCGAGGCGAAGGGTGCGGACGTGGCGATAGCGTTCGGCAACGGGCGCGGCATCGTGATGCGCCACGGCGAAGTGGTCGCCAAACTCGAGGAGAGCAAGCTCGTGGAGCGGTTTTTGCAAGAGGTCGAGGACGAGGTGCGGGCTCGCGAAGGAGCGTGA
- a CDS encoding SEL1-like repeat protein, translating into MKRYLYLAVIAMFCMGGVFEDADKLYEDGDYPKAIKMWQRSCDGGDTRSCYRLGNLYRFGRNVTQNYQKAANFYQKACDDGDMTGCYELAGLYFEGYGVRQNYQKAANLHQKACDGGNMFSCNLLAISYESGIGVPRDKHKAMVLRQMICDNGDADMCNNLAYLYKNGDKVEQDLQKSESLYKKAAVLYQKKAQINQKKCDEGDLYECQRLADLYIDGRGVEKDFKKAADLYQKACDGGRAAACLTLGDFYKAGNYQKAESLYQSGLNLLKNTCESGDADSCSYLGDLYKNGWHIKQDRSLAKEFYGKACDLAEQIGCDEYKQLNEAELIDDKHGIAPSAP; encoded by the coding sequence ATGAAAAGATATCTTTATCTAGCCGTTATAGCTATGTTTTGCATGGGGGGAGTCTTTGAAGACGCGGATAAGCTCTATGAGGACGGCGATTATCCTAAAGCGATAAAAATGTGGCAGCGCAGCTGCGACGGCGGAGATACGCGAAGTTGCTATAGGCTCGGGAACCTATATAGATTCGGCAGGAACGTCACTCAAAACTATCAAAAAGCGGCGAATTTTTATCAAAAAGCCTGCGATGACGGAGATATGACCGGTTGCTATGAGCTTGCAGGACTATACTTCGAAGGCTATGGCGTTAGACAAAATTATCAAAAGGCGGCGAACCTGCATCAAAAGGCTTGCGACGGCGGTAATATGTTTTCGTGCAATTTGCTTGCAATTTCATACGAATCCGGTATCGGCGTCCCAAGAGACAAGCACAAGGCTATGGTTTTGCGTCAAATGATTTGCGATAACGGTGATGCAGATATGTGCAATAACCTTGCATATTTATATAAAAACGGCGACAAGGTCGAGCAGGACTTGCAAAAGTCGGAGAGCTTATATAAAAAAGCGGCTGTTTTGTACCAAAAGAAGGCTCAAATAAATCAAAAGAAATGCGATGAAGGCGACTTATATGAGTGCCAGCGCCTAGCGGATCTATATATAGACGGCAGGGGCGTAGAGAAGGATTTCAAAAAGGCTGCGGATTTATACCAAAAGGCTTGTGATGGCGGCAGGGCGGCGGCGTGCTTGACTCTGGGAGACTTTTACAAAGCAGGTAATTACCAAAAAGCAGAAAGCCTATATCAAAGCGGGCTAAATTTGCTTAAAAATACTTGCGAGAGCGGGGATGCGGACTCGTGTAGTTATCTCGGGGATTTATACAAAAATGGATGGCATATTAAACAAGATAGATCCTTAGCAAAAGAATTTTACGGGAAAGCATGCGATTTAGCAGAGCAGATCGGCTGCGACGAATACAAGCAATTAAACGAAGCAGAACTCATCGATGATAAGCACGGCATCGCACCGAGCGCGCCTTAA